A stretch of DNA from Aurantiacibacter atlanticus:
AGGCGCTACGATGCATTGATTGCAATCCCCCGATGGCTTGTCCACTTCGCTCTATAACCGGGCGCAATATCTGTTCCAAACTACAGTTTGTCACACTGCCTAGTACACGAATCTCTGTTACCCGAGCGCAACAATGTCTACACCGATGTCAATTGCAACACTAACATTGAGAGGGACATATAACCCAAGGGAATATGTGCAGTTTATTATAGATGAATGTTCCTTGGCGTCCGACCAAGTGTATTGTCGGACTAATGCGGAAACTCGGACGGCTAGTCCATCGTTTTCGTCACCTGCGCAGCGAAGGTCTTAATCTGCGACGCAAAGAAGGTGGCGCCGCGCCGCTCCGCTTCTGCTGACGGGATCGTCAACACCGCTTTGGCCATTCGCGCAATATTGGCTGGGGAGAGCGATCCGAGAGGCGCGACATGGACCCCTATTGTAAACAGGATCGCCCCTGTCTCAGGAAGGCGCCGCAGCGTTTGGCGCTCGCTGCGAACGAAAAGCGTCCTGCCGGCATTGGCGACTGTGACATGGGCAAAGGCCTGTTGTGGGGGATTTTGCGCTATCCAGCGCAAGGCCGGGGTGGGGCTGACAAACCAGTTACAACGCCCGAAAATCTTACCCGGTTTCAGACCGGCCATGAAGTGATCGACCCCGCTTGCAAGCTGATCTGTATAACCGTGGATCGGGGCGTGGAGCGAGATGAGTGACTTGCCAAGCTTTCTTGCCGGGTCCCAATCGGTTGGAAAAGCCACCGCCGCGCCGATCAGGCGGTACAGGCCTTCTCCTTCATCCGGGGCAAGCAGGCACATGTCCTCCCATGCTGAACGCGCAGCATCTTCCAACCCGCCTTGCAACCCTCGCATTGCGGCAAGTTCTGCTCCTGCCGGATGGGCATCTGGCGTGAGTTGCACGCTTTCTGGATGGGCGTCGAAAGCAGCGTTCCGAAGGTCAAGATCAGGGTCTGGCTGGAGCCATTCAGTTTCAGCGAGAGACACTAGCCCCATTTTCAACGCACCGCCACCGCGTGCGCGCGGCAAAAGCTCGTCGACCGAAAAGCCGAGCCGTTGGGTGGGCGTTTTCATCCTGTCCATGTCACCGTCATCATGCTCGCGACCTGCTGCTCACGCTCTGGGCAATTACGCTCTCGATTGCCCGCATAATTGGCAATCAGCACGACGGGGTGGACGAAGGTCACAGAGGCTCCTGTAATACGATTTCCCAACATTCGCGGGATGTACTGTGGGTTACAAGCTTGTGTACGCAATTCCATTTAGACATGTCGATGTGCTTTGGTCTCATTTTACAAACATAAGATGTTTGAAACCACTGCTTATTATCCTGCAATATCAGGAGAATAATAATGGGTCTGACACTATCCGCATCGACATTTGTCTCGCGCCCCCCGCGTTGGGAATGCGACGTGGATGTCATCATAGATGACGGATGTTCGGAATTGTCCGGGCGCATAGCAAACATCTCCGAATCCGGCTTCATGGCCGAATGCGAGCGACGCCTGCCATTGGGCGAAATTGTTACGGTGATAATTCCCGGTCGCGGCAGGGTCAGGGCCGAGGTATGCTGGGCCGTGGGATGGCGCCTGGGCGCCAGGATCCTTGACGAGGCAAACGTTTCGGCCTGAGCATTCTTGTCAACCGCCATGGCGGGACCAAACTGAAAACATGTGTCATCTGCGCTGAAGGTGATTAGGACGCTTTGTATGAGCGAAGCACACGGACATGCGCCACTGGGAGGCATCAAGGTCGTCGAACTGGCACGGATACTTGCAGGCCCTTGGGCCGGGCAGGTTCTGGCCGATCTGGGCGCGGAGGTCACCAAGGTTGAAAGCCCTGAAGGAGACGATACGCGGGGCTGGGGTCCGCCCTTCATCGATCGGGAAGATGGCACGACGGATGCGGCCTATTTCCACGCTGCGAACCGCGGGAAGGCGAGTGTGATCGCTAATTTCGCCGATCCCGAAGATCTGGCCCGCGTGAAGGCGCTGATCGCGGATGCTGATGTCGTGATCGAGAACTTCAAGCTTGGCGGGTTGAAGCGTTTCGGCCTCGATTATGAAAGTCTCGCGCGGGATAATCCTCGGCTTGTCTATTGTTCGATCACCGGTTTCGGACAGGACGGCCCCTATGCGGCGCGCGCCGGGTATGATTTCATCATCCAGGGCATGAGTGGGATCATGGATCTGACCGGAGAACCTGACGGTCCGCCGCAGAAGATAGGCGTGGCCTATGCGGATATTCTCACGGGGCTTTA
This window harbors:
- a CDS encoding PilZ domain-containing protein; the encoded protein is MGLTLSASTFVSRPPRWECDVDVIIDDGCSELSGRIANISESGFMAECERRLPLGEIVTVIIPGRGRVRAEVCWAVGWRLGARILDEANVSA
- a CDS encoding heme-dependent oxidative N-demethylase subunit alpha family protein → MKTPTQRLGFSVDELLPRARGGGALKMGLVSLAETEWLQPDPDLDLRNAAFDAHPESVQLTPDAHPAGAELAAMRGLQGGLEDAARSAWEDMCLLAPDEGEGLYRLIGAAVAFPTDWDPARKLGKSLISLHAPIHGYTDQLASGVDHFMAGLKPGKIFGRCNWFVSPTPALRWIAQNPPQQAFAHVTVANAGRTLFVRSERQTLRRLPETGAILFTIGVHVAPLGSLSPANIARMAKAVLTIPSAEAERRGATFFASQIKTFAAQVTKTMD